One genomic region from Enterobacter hormaechei ATCC 49162 encodes:
- a CDS encoding DUF1120 domain-containing protein: MNAIFKKGVLASVLAVAASSAMAASSIDIQVTGKILPSSCTPAFISGGGIADFGTIKVASLNSTTVTSLPDVKIIPISITCEDATRIAVTFNDAHADSAPTEDVPAWPDSDFATTMDYTAGLGMYNGKPIGTYSLGMQLTKGAVTNDAGDELYPTYSFNNGSTWGNKAGNRYLQLKTNKSEIYSFSSELGGTPVPQTKVNFNVGVVAAINPTNDLKITDEAKLDGLTNVELVYL; this comes from the coding sequence ATGAACGCGATATTTAAAAAAGGAGTGCTGGCATCTGTACTGGCAGTAGCGGCTTCTTCTGCAATGGCGGCTTCCAGTATTGATATTCAGGTAACGGGAAAAATTTTACCCTCTTCCTGTACACCGGCATTTATTAGCGGCGGCGGTATTGCTGATTTCGGCACAATAAAAGTCGCTTCCCTGAATTCAACGACGGTCACGTCGCTGCCGGATGTGAAAATTATCCCGATCTCTATTACCTGCGAAGACGCGACCCGTATTGCGGTAACCTTTAACGATGCGCATGCTGACTCTGCGCCAACGGAAGATGTGCCTGCTTGGCCAGACTCAGACTTTGCGACTACCATGGATTATACCGCCGGACTTGGCATGTATAACGGCAAGCCGATTGGCACTTATTCACTCGGTATGCAGTTGACGAAGGGCGCTGTGACAAACGACGCCGGTGATGAGCTGTATCCAACCTACTCGTTTAATAACGGTTCAACTTGGGGTAATAAAGCAGGGAATCGTTATTTACAGCTTAAAACTAACAAAAGCGAAATCTATTCCTTCAGTTCAGAACTGGGTGGCACGCCTGTCCCACAAACCAAGGTTAACTTTAACGTCGGTGTTGTCGCGGCGATTAACCCAACCAACGATTTAAAGATTACGGATGAAGCCAAGCTGGACGGTTTAACCAACGTTGAGTTGGTTTATCTGTAA
- a CDS encoding AzlC family ABC transporter permease yields the protein MKKHLSCLKGDTIKAIVLVCLAVGVVGMSYGSLAMAYGFPLWVPFVLSLTVLAGASEFMFIGIVASGGNPLAAAAAGLLVNARHVPFGVTVRELVGKRGLSFLGCHIMNDESVVFGLSQKTAEQRKAAYWLCGLGVAIIWPLGAVLGAMVGKLLPDPETIGLDAVFPAILLALVVPAFKNRTTLIRACSGAMLSLAAVPFAPVGLPVLLSLLGLAARKK from the coding sequence ATGAAGAAACACCTCTCTTGCCTGAAAGGCGACACGATAAAAGCGATCGTCCTGGTCTGCCTCGCGGTGGGCGTGGTCGGCATGTCCTATGGCTCACTGGCGATGGCCTACGGTTTCCCGCTGTGGGTGCCGTTTGTCCTCTCCCTCACCGTGCTGGCAGGCGCGTCCGAGTTTATGTTTATCGGCATCGTGGCGAGCGGCGGCAATCCGCTGGCGGCGGCCGCGGCGGGTTTACTGGTTAACGCCCGCCATGTGCCCTTCGGCGTGACGGTGCGTGAACTGGTGGGCAAGCGCGGCCTGAGCTTTTTAGGCTGTCATATCATGAACGATGAAAGCGTGGTGTTCGGCCTGTCGCAAAAAACCGCCGAGCAGCGTAAAGCGGCCTACTGGCTGTGCGGCCTGGGCGTGGCAATCATCTGGCCTTTGGGTGCGGTGCTGGGCGCGATGGTCGGTAAACTGCTGCCGGACCCGGAAACCATCGGGCTGGATGCGGTGTTTCCGGCGATCCTGCTGGCGTTAGTGGTACCGGCATTTAAAAACCGCACCACGCTGATCCGCGCCTGTAGCGGCGCGATGTTGTCGCTGGCCGCCGTACCGTTTGCCCCGGTGGGCCTGCCGGTGCTGCTCTCTTTGCTCGGACTCGCCGCGAGGAAAAAATAA
- a CDS encoding fimbria/pilus chaperone family protein, with protein MLFLKRTLICACLLASFNSMAAGMVPDTSLRIVNEDEQGGSMDVKNTDAEAQLLYTKIIDLPDDPKPGLIATQPVVRVDAGKTQRVRFVLKNSAEPLKVEHLKRVIFTAIPQREKNKVKVVFSQNLPVIIRPAGLAVNIEPWKALTWQIKNGNVTVENNTPYVVRIEQKVKLMASGTIAKLDKAYILPGEKMTARASAKISASEKQIEIYPATRYGYKAGTYIADLKQ; from the coding sequence ATGCTGTTTTTAAAAAGAACGCTGATCTGTGCCTGCCTGCTGGCCTCATTCAACAGTATGGCTGCCGGAATGGTGCCGGATACCTCGCTGCGTATTGTCAATGAAGACGAGCAGGGAGGCAGCATGGATGTCAAAAACACCGATGCTGAAGCTCAACTGCTTTACACTAAAATTATTGATCTCCCGGACGACCCAAAACCGGGCCTGATTGCCACGCAGCCGGTTGTGCGCGTAGATGCGGGTAAAACCCAGCGTGTGCGTTTTGTGCTGAAAAACAGCGCTGAGCCGCTGAAGGTGGAACATCTCAAGCGTGTCATTTTTACCGCCATCCCACAGCGCGAAAAAAACAAAGTTAAAGTGGTGTTTAGCCAGAACCTTCCTGTCATTATTCGCCCGGCTGGCCTGGCAGTAAATATCGAACCCTGGAAGGCCCTCACCTGGCAGATAAAAAATGGCAATGTCACGGTTGAAAATAATACGCCTTATGTTGTCCGGATTGAGCAAAAGGTAAAATTAATGGCGTCAGGAACGATTGCCAAACTGGATAAAGCCTATATCCTGCCTGGCGAAAAAATGACAGCCCGCGCGTCAGCCAAAATATCAGCATCCGAAAAACAAATCGAAATCTATCCGGCAACGCGTTATGGCTATAAGGCTGGCACTTATATCGCCGACCTTAAGCAATAA
- the fdhD gene encoding formate dehydrogenase accessory sulfurtransferase FdhD, which translates to MSKQNRATHMSPLPAGIVELSVHRPPHISHATPDFLAQEVPVALVYNGISHVVMMASPKDLELFAMGFSLSEGIIAHPQEIYGMDVVQACNGLEVQIELSSRRFMGLKERRRALAGRTGCGVCGVEQLNDIGKPIIPLPFTQTFNLAHLDRALEHLNDVQPIGQLSGCTHAAAWVSPSGDIAGGHEDVGRHVALDKLLGRRARESNVWQQGAALVSSRASYEMVQKSAMCGVEILFAVSAATTLAVEVAERCNLTLVGFCKPGRATIYTHPQRLLVDQ; encoded by the coding sequence GTGTCTAAACAAAACCGTGCTACCCACATGTCGCCACTGCCTGCGGGCATTGTGGAACTGTCGGTACACAGACCGCCTCACATTTCACATGCCACGCCAGATTTTCTGGCGCAAGAAGTTCCCGTTGCCCTGGTATACAACGGGATTTCGCATGTGGTGATGATGGCCTCACCAAAAGATCTTGAGCTGTTCGCCATGGGTTTTTCCCTCTCGGAAGGCATCATTGCGCATCCGCAGGAGATCTACGGCATGGACGTGGTTCAGGCCTGCAATGGTCTTGAAGTTCAAATTGAACTTTCGAGTCGTCGCTTTATGGGGCTGAAAGAGCGCCGCCGGGCGCTGGCCGGACGTACCGGCTGCGGCGTGTGCGGCGTTGAACAGCTTAACGATATCGGCAAACCGATTATCCCGCTGCCATTCACCCAGACCTTTAACCTGGCGCATCTTGACCGGGCGCTTGAGCACCTGAACGACGTGCAACCCATCGGCCAGCTCAGCGGCTGCACGCACGCGGCGGCGTGGGTGTCGCCGTCAGGGGATATTGCCGGAGGGCATGAGGACGTGGGCCGCCACGTCGCGCTGGACAAGCTGTTAGGCCGCCGCGCTCGGGAAAGCAACGTCTGGCAGCAGGGCGCGGCGTTAGTCTCCAGCCGCGCCAGCTATGAGATGGTGCAAAAGTCCGCGATGTGCGGTGTGGAGATCTTGTTTGCGGTGTCAGCGGCAACCACGCTGGCGGTGGAGGTGGCGGAGCGCTGCAACCTGACGCTGGTGGGGTTCTGCAAGCCGGGAAGGGCAACAATTTATACCCATCCACAGCGGTTATTGGTTGATCAGTAA
- a CDS encoding helix-turn-helix domain-containing protein gives MTQPISVIAKSLVRERLRTGLSLAEIARRAGIAKSTLSQLESGNGNPSLETLWSLCVALDIPFARLLEPQQPVTQVIRRGEGTKVVAGQANYEAILLAACPPGARRDIYLLLTQPGADRISQPHPPGSVEHIIVTQGRAMVGLIDAAEELGPGDYICYPADQPHIFKALEPDTHALLVAEQN, from the coding sequence ATGACGCAGCCAATCAGCGTGATCGCCAAAAGTCTGGTGCGAGAACGCCTGCGAACCGGACTTTCGCTGGCGGAAATTGCCCGCCGTGCCGGGATCGCCAAATCCACGCTTTCCCAGCTGGAGTCTGGCAACGGCAATCCTAGCCTGGAAACGCTGTGGTCGCTTTGTGTGGCGCTGGATATTCCGTTTGCCCGGTTACTGGAGCCGCAACAACCCGTCACGCAGGTGATCCGCCGCGGTGAGGGCACAAAAGTCGTTGCCGGGCAGGCGAACTACGAGGCGATTTTGCTCGCGGCGTGCCCGCCGGGGGCGCGTCGGGATATCTATCTGCTGCTGACTCAGCCGGGGGCTGACCGTATTTCCCAGCCGCATCCGCCTGGGTCGGTCGAGCATATTATCGTGACCCAGGGGCGGGCGATGGTCGGCCTGATCGACGCGGCGGAAGAACTCGGCCCGGGAGATTACATTTGCTATCCCGCTGACCAGCCGCATATCTTTAAGGCGCTGGAGCCGGATACGCACGCGCTGCTGGTGGCGGAACAAAACTAA
- the rhaM gene encoding L-rhamnose mutarotase: MIRKAFVMQVNPDAHEEYARRHNPIWPELEAVLKAHGAHHYAIYLDKARNLLFATVEIESEERWNAVANTDVCQRWWKHMGDVMPSNPDNSPVSTELKEVFYLA, encoded by the coding sequence ATGATCCGCAAGGCGTTTGTGATGCAGGTAAACCCGGACGCGCACGAGGAGTATGCGCGCCGCCACAACCCAATCTGGCCTGAACTGGAAGCGGTACTGAAAGCCCACGGCGCGCACCACTACGCCATTTACCTCGACAAAGCTCGCAACCTGCTGTTTGCGACGGTGGAGATTGAATCGGAAGAGCGCTGGAACGCGGTGGCGAACACTGACGTCTGCCAGCGCTGGTGGAAGCATATGGGTGATGTTATGCCGTCTAACCCGGACAACAGCCCGGTGAGTACGGAGCTTAAAGAGGTGTTTTATTTAGCGTAA
- a CDS encoding fimbrial biogenesis usher protein, protein MLNGSCKKGMLVFCLSALAFNIRAEISSNANESLELARAIFDQDALKNNGLDPAIADYYALAPRFTPGYHNVTVNLNGKQRNIMPVKFDEEGTPCIDKEFLENAGLIKQTKRGTCPKIHQYWSGSTIQTSPDRGEISVVVPPEALDPDYGRQFAEVRGGRAAMLNYSMFGTHNRYDDDNADRFQSTFEMGFNAGDWIVRSTQFISDGSDQDFDVESLYTYAQRTFTDYGVMVQGGQINVANSRFSIPGIYGVQMMPDTALTPQAGTGVEVSGIARTPQARVDIRQGGQLIYSTLVPAGPFSLDDVPLANLNTDLNVTVTETDGSENRFTVSASTFRSNHVGRAPGFALAVGRVEDMDSRFENPWVVSANNGWSINKRVNFLAGMVMADNHYYGFSGNLDTVPMQNLYASLGFLASIDNQSQTDGNKTTLDLGYSLPWGIGLSLGGSYGTPDYREMTELYGDDDDMSQTKYDTNVGINWSNATLGRFSLSYYRNESWNSEYDSRRFISSWSQTFKYFNVSVNWESDVSRHDSSDNDQFYVNVSIPLGRSGVSTSSWYRESEGQASYGTRAMGSLNAENQYMVGVAQDHEENTTSWDSSLNSNLHYTNLALAAGGDNDNNTNFSASLSGGIVAHSDGVTFSPYRVSDTYAIARLDKPVAGIEIATSRGAVWTDKWGQAVVPALSPFRESTIEINTESLPGNLDVRNGRTAINASHGAVAKWEFATLSQRRVLLSIRRADGTPLPEGVSIVDAAGEYVTSAPEDGVIFLNDISATQQLYAKLDEGRCRLTYTLPEAEPNKFYEEVTGKCL, encoded by the coding sequence ATGTTAAACGGTTCCTGTAAAAAGGGAATGCTCGTTTTTTGCCTGAGTGCGCTGGCATTTAATATTCGGGCTGAGATTTCCTCTAATGCGAATGAGTCTCTGGAATTGGCACGGGCCATATTTGACCAGGATGCGTTAAAAAATAACGGACTTGATCCGGCCATTGCGGATTACTATGCCCTCGCTCCCCGTTTTACCCCTGGCTACCATAATGTGACTGTGAATCTTAATGGTAAGCAGCGCAATATTATGCCCGTGAAGTTTGATGAAGAAGGAACGCCTTGTATCGATAAAGAGTTTCTGGAAAACGCGGGCCTGATTAAACAGACGAAAAGAGGTACCTGCCCGAAGATTCATCAGTACTGGTCCGGGTCTACGATTCAGACATCGCCGGACAGAGGTGAAATATCGGTTGTCGTTCCGCCGGAAGCGCTGGATCCTGATTATGGCCGCCAGTTCGCAGAGGTGCGCGGCGGACGTGCAGCCATGCTGAATTACTCCATGTTCGGCACCCATAATCGATACGATGATGACAATGCCGATCGTTTCCAGTCCACCTTTGAAATGGGCTTTAACGCCGGAGACTGGATTGTGCGCAGCACGCAGTTCATTAGCGACGGCAGCGATCAGGATTTTGACGTCGAATCTCTCTACACGTATGCCCAACGTACCTTTACCGATTATGGCGTGATGGTGCAGGGCGGCCAGATTAACGTCGCCAACAGCCGCTTCAGTATTCCGGGTATTTACGGGGTGCAGATGATGCCGGATACCGCACTGACTCCCCAGGCGGGGACAGGCGTCGAAGTCAGCGGTATTGCCCGTACTCCGCAGGCCCGCGTGGATATCCGCCAGGGCGGACAGCTTATTTACTCCACGCTGGTTCCCGCCGGGCCGTTCAGCCTGGATGACGTGCCGCTGGCTAACCTCAACACTGACCTGAACGTCACCGTGACCGAGACTGACGGCAGCGAAAACCGGTTTACCGTCTCGGCGAGCACGTTCCGCAGTAACCATGTGGGCCGTGCTCCGGGCTTTGCGCTGGCTGTGGGTCGCGTTGAAGACATGGACTCACGCTTTGAAAATCCGTGGGTGGTGTCTGCCAATAACGGCTGGTCTATCAATAAGCGTGTAAATTTCCTGGCCGGTATGGTGATGGCGGATAACCACTATTATGGCTTCTCCGGCAACCTCGATACCGTACCGATGCAGAACCTGTATGCCTCGCTGGGTTTTCTGGCATCAATAGACAACCAGTCGCAAACCGATGGCAACAAAACGACGCTGGATCTGGGTTACTCCCTGCCGTGGGGCATTGGGCTTTCGCTGGGCGGCAGCTACGGCACCCCGGACTACCGCGAGATGACGGAACTTTACGGCGACGATGATGATATGTCGCAAACCAAATACGACACTAATGTCGGCATCAACTGGTCAAACGCGACGCTAGGCCGCTTCTCGCTAAGCTATTACCGCAATGAGAGCTGGAACAGCGAATACGACAGCCGCCGGTTTATCTCGTCGTGGTCGCAAACCTTTAAATACTTCAACGTGAGCGTGAACTGGGAGTCGGATGTCAGCCGTCACGACAGCAGCGACAACGATCAGTTTTACGTGAATGTGTCGATCCCGCTGGGACGCTCCGGGGTGTCAACCAGCTCCTGGTATCGCGAGAGCGAAGGTCAGGCCTCCTACGGCACGCGGGCGATGGGCTCGCTCAACGCCGAGAACCAGTACATGGTAGGGGTGGCTCAGGATCATGAAGAGAACACCACCAGCTGGGATAGCTCGCTGAACAGTAATCTGCATTACACCAACCTGGCGCTGGCCGCTGGCGGAGATAACGACAACAACACCAACTTCTCCGCATCGTTAAGCGGCGGGATTGTCGCCCACAGCGACGGTGTGACCTTCTCGCCTTACCGCGTGAGCGATACGTACGCCATTGCCAGACTGGATAAACCGGTGGCTGGCATCGAGATAGCCACCTCGCGCGGCGCGGTATGGACCGATAAATGGGGCCAGGCGGTTGTTCCCGCGCTGTCACCGTTCCGTGAAAGCACAATTGAGATCAATACGGAAAGCCTGCCAGGCAATCTGGACGTAAGAAATGGCCGAACAGCGATCAACGCGTCTCACGGCGCCGTGGCGAAGTGGGAGTTTGCGACGTTAAGCCAGCGTCGCGTGCTGCTCAGTATTCGCCGTGCGGACGGTACGCCGCTGCCGGAAGGTGTCTCGATTGTGGATGCGGCAGGGGAGTATGTGACGAGTGCGCCAGAAGACGGCGTGATCTTCCTGAACGATATCTCCGCTACCCAGCAGCTGTATGCGAAGCTGGATGAAGGGCGTTGCAGGCTAACGTATACCCTGCCAGAGGCGGAACCGAATAAATTCTATGAAGAGGTGACAGGGAAATGTCTCTGA
- the fdnG gene encoding formate dehydrogenase-N subunit alpha has product MQVSRRQFFKICAGGMAGTTAAALGFAPGVALAETRQYKLLRTRETRNTCTYCSVGCGLLMYSLGDGAKNAKASIFHIEGDPDHPVNRGALCPKGAGLVDFIHSESRLKFPEYRAPGSDKWQQISWEEAFDRIAKLMKEDRDANFIAKNAEGTTVNRWLSTGMLCASASSNETGYLTQKFTRALGMLAVDNQARVUHGPTVASLAPTFGRGAMTNHWVDIKNANLVVVMGGNAAEAHPVGFRWAMEAKIHNGAKLIVIDPRFTRTASVADFYTPIRSGTDITFLSGVLLYLMTNEKYNREYTEAYTNASLIVREDYSFDDGLFSGYDAEKRKYDKTSWNYELDENGFAKRDTTLQHPRCVWNLLKEHVSRYTPDVVENICGTPKADFLKVCELIAETSAKDKTASFLYALGWTQHSIGAQNIRTMAMVQLLLGNMGMAGGGVNALRGHSNIQGLTDLGLLSQSLTGYMNLPNEKQTDLQTYLTASTPKPLLEGQVNYWGNYPKFFVSLMKAFYGDKATADNSWGFDWLPKWDKGYDVLQYFEMMHQGQVNGYICQGFNPVASFPNKNKVVESLSKLKFLVTIDPLNTETSTFWQNHGESNDVDPSKIQTEVFRLPSTCFAEENGSIVNSGRWLQWHWKGADAPGIAMNDGEILAGIFLRLRKMYAAEGGATPEPVLNMTWNYSTPENPSPEEVAMESNGKALADVIDPATGTVLAKKGDQLSTFAHLRDDGTTSSGCWIFAGSWTPKGNQMANRDNADPSGLGNTLGWAWAWPLNRRILYNRASADPQGNPWDPKRQLLKWDGAKWGGVDIPDYSTAAPGSDVGPFIMQPEGMGRLFAIDKMAEGPFPEHYEPFETPLGTNPLHPNVVSNPAARIFKSDFDALGKKDKFPYVGTTYRLTEHFHYWTKHALLNAIAQPEQFVEIGEKLANKLGIAHGDTVKVSSNRGYIKAKAVVTKRIRTLNVHGQQVDTIGIPIHWGYEGVAKKGFIANTLTPFVGDANTQTPEFKAFLVNVEKV; this is encoded by the coding sequence ATGCAGGTCAGCAGAAGGCAGTTCTTTAAGATCTGCGCTGGCGGTATGGCAGGCACCACGGCGGCGGCACTGGGCTTTGCGCCCGGTGTAGCGCTGGCGGAAACACGGCAGTATAAACTGCTGCGCACCCGCGAAACCCGTAACACCTGTACGTACTGCTCCGTCGGCTGTGGGCTGTTAATGTATAGCCTCGGCGACGGTGCGAAAAACGCCAAAGCATCCATTTTCCACATTGAAGGCGATCCGGATCATCCGGTCAACCGTGGTGCGCTGTGTCCGAAAGGGGCCGGTCTGGTAGATTTTATCCACTCCGAAAGCCGCCTGAAGTTTCCTGAGTATCGCGCTCCAGGCTCTGACAAATGGCAGCAAATCAGCTGGGAAGAGGCGTTTGATCGCATCGCTAAGCTGATGAAAGAAGACCGCGATGCCAACTTTATCGCGAAGAATGCCGAAGGCACCACCGTCAACCGCTGGCTCTCCACCGGCATGCTGTGTGCGTCTGCGTCCAGTAACGAAACCGGCTATTTAACCCAGAAATTTACGCGCGCACTCGGTATGCTCGCGGTCGACAACCAGGCGCGTGTCTGACACGGACCAACGGTAGCAAGTCTTGCTCCAACATTTGGTCGCGGTGCGATGACCAACCACTGGGTCGACATCAAAAACGCCAACCTTGTCGTGGTGATGGGTGGTAACGCCGCTGAAGCGCACCCGGTCGGGTTCCGCTGGGCGATGGAAGCCAAAATCCACAACGGTGCGAAACTGATTGTGATCGATCCCCGCTTTACGCGTACGGCGTCAGTGGCGGATTTCTACACCCCTATTCGTTCAGGTACTGACATCACTTTCCTGTCAGGCGTATTGCTGTACCTGATGACTAACGAAAAATACAACCGCGAATACACCGAAGCCTATACCAACGCCAGCCTGATCGTGCGTGAGGACTACAGCTTCGACGATGGTCTGTTCAGCGGTTACGACGCCGAAAAACGCAAATACGACAAAACCAGCTGGAACTACGAGCTGGACGAAAACGGCTTTGCGAAGCGCGACACCACCCTGCAACACCCGCGCTGCGTGTGGAACCTGCTGAAAGAGCACGTATCCCGCTATACGCCGGACGTTGTGGAAAACATCTGTGGGACGCCGAAGGCAGACTTCCTGAAGGTGTGCGAGCTGATCGCGGAGACCAGCGCGAAGGACAAAACCGCGTCGTTCCTGTATGCCCTCGGCTGGACGCAGCACTCCATCGGCGCGCAGAACATCCGTACCATGGCAATGGTTCAGCTGCTCCTCGGCAACATGGGGATGGCAGGCGGCGGCGTGAACGCCCTGCGTGGCCACTCTAACATTCAGGGTCTGACCGACCTTGGTCTGCTGTCGCAAAGCCTGACGGGTTACATGAACCTGCCAAACGAGAAACAGACCGACCTGCAAACCTACCTCACGGCCAGCACGCCAAAACCGCTGCTCGAAGGCCAGGTCAACTACTGGGGCAATTATCCGAAGTTCTTCGTCTCGCTGATGAAAGCCTTCTACGGCGACAAAGCGACCGCTGATAACAGCTGGGGCTTTGACTGGCTGCCGAAGTGGGACAAAGGTTACGACGTACTCCAGTACTTCGAAATGATGCACCAGGGCCAGGTTAACGGCTATATCTGCCAGGGCTTTAACCCGGTAGCGTCGTTCCCGAACAAGAACAAGGTTGTCGAGTCTCTGTCGAAGCTGAAGTTCCTGGTCACGATTGACCCGCTCAATACCGAAACGTCCACGTTCTGGCAGAACCACGGTGAGTCGAATGATGTCGACCCATCGAAGATTCAGACCGAAGTGTTCCGTCTGCCGTCTACCTGCTTCGCGGAAGAGAACGGGTCTATCGTCAACTCCGGCCGCTGGTTGCAGTGGCACTGGAAAGGCGCGGATGCCCCGGGCATCGCCATGAACGACGGCGAGATCCTGGCCGGTATCTTCTTACGCCTGCGTAAAATGTACGCGGCTGAAGGCGGTGCAACGCCTGAGCCTGTACTGAACATGACCTGGAACTACTCGACGCCAGAGAATCCGTCGCCGGAAGAAGTGGCGATGGAGAGCAACGGTAAGGCACTGGCGGACGTTATCGACCCGGCGACCGGTACCGTGCTGGCGAAGAAAGGCGATCAGCTCAGCACCTTCGCGCACCTGCGTGATGACGGTACAACCTCCAGCGGCTGCTGGATCTTTGCCGGTAGCTGGACGCCGAAAGGCAACCAGATGGCCAACCGCGACAACGCCGATCCGTCGGGCCTCGGCAATACGCTGGGCTGGGCATGGGCATGGCCGCTCAACCGCCGCATCCTCTATAACCGCGCATCCGCTGACCCGCAGGGCAACCCGTGGGATCCGAAGCGTCAGCTTCTGAAGTGGGACGGCGCGAAATGGGGCGGCGTGGATATTCCGGACTACAGCACTGCCGCACCAGGCAGCGACGTCGGGCCGTTTATCATGCAGCCTGAAGGGATGGGGCGTCTGTTTGCTATCGATAAGATGGCGGAAGGACCGTTCCCGGAACACTATGAGCCGTTTGAGACGCCGCTGGGCACTAACCCGCTGCACCCGAACGTGGTCTCTAACCCGGCAGCCCGTATCTTCAAGAGCGATTTTGACGCGCTGGGTAAAAAGGACAAGTTCCCGTATGTCGGCACCACTTACCGTCTGACCGAGCACTTCCACTACTGGACCAAGCACGCGCTGCTTAACGCCATCGCGCAGCCGGAACAGTTTGTGGAGATCGGCGAGAAGCTGGCGAACAAACTCGGCATTGCCCATGGTGATACCGTGAAGGTCTCCTCTAACCGCGGCTACATTAAAGCCAAGGCGGTGGTGACCAAGCGTATTCGCACGCTGAACGTTCACGGTCAGCAGGTGGATACCATCGGTATTCCGATTCACTGGGGTTACGAGGGCGTGGCGAAGAAAGGGTTCATTGCGAACACCCTGACGCCGTTCGTCGGTGATGCGAACACGCAGACGCCGGAGTTTAAGGCCTTCCTCGTGAACGTGGAAAAGGTGTAA
- a CDS encoding AzlD domain-containing protein, with amino-acid sequence MENMTVFILGIAILSAGTYLMRLGGAKLGNRLALSERSQALLSDAATVLLFSVALATTFYEGEHFAGMARVLGVGFAVFLAWRKMPLIVVIVAAAVVTALLRLAGIH; translated from the coding sequence ATGGAAAACATGACGGTCTTTATCCTCGGCATCGCCATTTTGTCTGCCGGAACTTATCTGATGCGTCTTGGCGGGGCGAAACTCGGCAACCGGCTGGCGCTTTCTGAACGATCGCAGGCGCTGCTTTCAGATGCGGCAACGGTTTTGCTGTTCTCCGTCGCGCTGGCGACAACCTTTTATGAAGGGGAACATTTTGCCGGGATGGCGCGCGTGCTGGGCGTGGGGTTCGCGGTGTTTCTGGCCTGGCGTAAGATGCCGCTCATTGTGGTGATCGTGGCGGCGGCGGTGGTGACGGCGCTGTTGCGCCTGGCGGGGATCCACTAA
- a CDS encoding DUF1471 domain-containing protein — translation MNSIKTFVAVIALATSFGSFAAQTVTASSSTLDGAEAKIAAQAQEAGASSYKITQAFTGNRVHMTAELNK, via the coding sequence ATGAATAGCATCAAAACTTTTGTCGCTGTAATCGCTCTGGCTACGTCTTTCGGTTCTTTCGCTGCGCAGACAGTGACCGCATCCTCCTCTACGCTGGATGGTGCTGAAGCTAAAATTGCCGCACAGGCTCAGGAAGCGGGCGCGTCATCCTACAAAATTACCCAGGCATTCACCGGTAACCGCGTACACATGACCGCTGAACTGAACAAATAA